DNA sequence from the Streptomyces sp. MST-110588 genome:
CTGAGGCGGTGGGCGAGCGCAAGGCCGGCGATCCCGGCACCGGAGATGAGTACGGACTTCATCGGATTTCCCTTCGTACAACGTACGCGTCGTGCACGGCACGCGCGGCAATATGTACGGCGCACGTTAGGGCTGCCAACTGCTCTTTTCCATCTGTGTCCTAGTACAGCAAACACCTGCCTCCCATTCCCCCTGCTAGCTTCTGTTCTAGAACAGGAGCCCGCAGGGCAAGCCAGGAGGTTGTGGTGCCCGCAGAACACGTCCCGCCCTATCTGCGCATCGTCACGGAGATCCGGCGACGCATCGCCGCCGGTGAACTCGCCCCCGGCGACCGGATTCCCGCCATCCGTCAGGTGGCCAAGGAGTGGGACGTCGCGCTGGCCACCGCCGCGAAGGCGCTGACCGTACTGCGGCAGGAAGGAGTCGTACGTACGCAGCCGCGCGTCGGCACAGTGGTCGCACCGACCACACAGGACACCCCTGACTCACCGACCGCGTGGAGCACGTCACCCACCGACCGCCGCCCCGCCGCGCACCGCACGTCCCGTAGGCGGGCACAGCCCCCGCAGCCCCGCACCCACGCACGTACACGTCCGGGCCCTGAGCGCCCGCCGTTGCGGGAAGGGGAACTGACCCGGGAACGCGTCGTCCGTACGGCCATCCGCATCGCCGACGCGGAAGGGCTGGCCGCCCTGTCCATGCGGGGCGTCGCGGCTCACCTGGGCGCGGGCACCATGTCGCCGTATCGCTATGTTCACAGCAAGGACGACCTCGTCCTGCTGATGACCGACGCCGTCTTCGGCGAGATCGACTACCGCTGCGACGCGCCGGCCCACTGGCGGCCCCGGCTGGAATCAGGTGCCCGGGCCCTGTGGGCGCTGCACCGCGCCCACCCCTGGCTGGCACAGATCGGCCCGCTCAACCGCCCGCTGATACTGCCCGGCATGATCGCGTACTCGGAGTGGATGCTGAGCGCGCTGGACGGCCACGGCCTCGGCCCGGCGACCATGCTCAACCTGAACGTACTGATCTACAGCTACGTCCAGGGCATGGCGGTCCACCTGGAGCGGGAAGCCCAGGCCGAAGGAGCCACCGGCCTGTCGGAAGACCAATGGCTCGCCTCCCAGGCCCCCTCCCTGGCGGCCATCATGACCTCCGGTGACTACCCGACGTTCACCCGGGTCCTCGGAGCCCTCGGCGAGGAGGGCTACGACCTGCATCTCGACGAGCTGTTCGAAACCGGCCTCACCTCCATGCTCGACGGCCTGTCCGTTCTCATAGAAGGCACCCCGACTTCCGTGGAAGGCCCCCCGGCGGCCCGGTGATCTGCGTCCTCTTCCACATCGGCCTGCGGTACCAGGGCCCTTCCGCCGTGCGGCGGAAGGGCACCGGCCTGTAGTGCGATGCGGCGTGCCGGGGCAGGCGGCAGTGTGGTGACCGGCCGGGAAGACCGAAGAAGTCCCAGTCCCACCTTCGGCGAATCGGCCCGGCCGTTGTCACTGCCACAGGAGGAATCCATGCCCCGTGTACGCCGTTCCCTCGCCGCGGCTGCCGCGGCTGCCGCCGTCTGTTCGTCGGTCGCACTGACCGTGGGCACCACGGGACCGGCCGCGGCGGCCGTGAACGACAACGGAAACCGGGCCGCCCGGCACAGCACCGATGCCCGGTACGGTGCCGAAGCCCGGCTGGGCGCCGACGGCCGGCCCGGCACCGAGGAGCCCTCGCTGACCGGAACCGCCAAGCTCAAGCGCGGACCGGGCGACAACGTCCACTTCTCCTTCGACGCACACGGCTTCGCCGACAAGGCCCGGGGCACCTTCTACGCCAGACACCACATCGGCAAGACCTGGGGCGGCTACTTCAAGGGCCGCATCGACTGTCTGCTCACGGGCGGTCCCGTCGCCGTCGCCACGGGCGTCGTGACCGAGATGCACTTCCAGAACGCACCGGGCTTCCCGAAGGTCGGCAACCTCAAGGGCAAACGTTTCGGCTTCACCGTGCTGGACGACGGCAAGAAGGACCGGCTGGGCTATAGCTGGGCCATGGACGGCGTACCGAAGAACAGCGTCGGCAAGTGCGTCAGCTCCGCCCCGTACGAGACGCTGGAGAAGGGCGACTTCAAGGTCCACCACTGGATGCCGTCGCCCGGCGGCGCCCGACGCTGAACCACCGCTCACCGCCGGGAATGCGCCAGCCCGGGTACGTGACGGGGGTACGCACCCGGGCCGCCGCACCACCGCCCCGAGAGGTCACATCCATCCTCACGCCGGCCGCCTGCACACCGACTTCAGAAACCGGCTTGAGCGCCGCCCCGGAAGCCGCCGTGACGCCCCTCAGCAGAGGAAGGAGCGGCTGCGCACGCAGGGCCTTGAGTGCAACTCGGGAGCCCCGCCCCCCACATCCCCACCGGCCGTTCACGCCGTCGCGCCATACGCGCCGAGCTGGGATCTCATGCTCTCCCGCCGTACCGTCTCCCCATCGCGAAAGGGAGCCCGTATGGACCGGAACATCCGCACCGTCGAGGACGTACTGAACCTCCTGGACGACCTGTTCAGGCAGGACGCCGACCGCTGGACGAGCGACGCAGCCGCCTGGTGGGACACCTTCTATGCCGACCGCTCAAAACCTGTGCCGTTCTTCGAGGCCAAGCCGGACGAGAATCTCGCCTCATACCTCGACCGCCGGCTCATCACCCCGGGCCGGGCACTGGACCTGGGCTGCGGCCCCGGACGCAACGCGCTGTATCTGGACTCCCTCGGCTTCGAGGTGGACGCAGTCGACCTCTCCACGGCTGCCGTCGGCTGGGCCGAGGAACGCGCCCGTGAGTCCGGAGCCCACGTTCGGTTCCACAAGGGAGACGCCTTCACCCTCGCCGGCACCGAGTTGAGCGGACGCTATGACCTGATCTACGACTCGGGCTGCTTCCACCACCTTCCACCCCACCGCCGCATCAGCTACCTCGCCCTGCTCGACCGACTCCTCGCGCCCGGCGGCTATTTCGCACTCGCCTGTTTCACAGACGGAGACAATGGAGGATCCGAACTCCCCGACGCAGCCTTCTACCATGACGCCCGCCTCCATGGCGGACTCGCCTACACCCCACAGTCCCTACGCCGGATCTTCTCCCACCTCACAGAGATCGAACTTCGGCGCATGCGCGACGAACCGACCGAGTCCGCGTACTTCGGCGAACCCTTCCTCTGGACAGCCCTGTTCCGACGCGATGACTAGCCAGCACAGGCTCTCGAAGACAGCCGTCAGCAGCCGTTCACTTCGCCGTCCATCAACGCCAAACCTTCGACTCCAGGCGAATGCTCAACTGACTGCCCAGTTCGCGAAAGCCCAGTGCCTGTGCCACGCGGCGCGATTCCGGTGGGCGTGCACGCCACTGGGGCAGCAGGCCGTCGGCGAGGGCGTGTGACACCGCGGCCGATGCCACCTGTCGTGCCAGTCCACGGCTTCGCTGCCCCGGGTCCGTCAGCACACATATATGAGCGGTGGCTGACGGCCACACCTGGTACCCGGCCACGGCGGCGACCGTCCCACCGACGCGTACCACGAACGCGGGCGAGGTGATCTCCTCCACCCCGCTCTCCGCCGTGTCTTCCGGTGGCGCCGATCTCGTCAACCGCAGTACGTCGGGGTGCCCAGGAGCGAGTTGCTCCACGCCCTCACCGGCCGGTGCGGGGCGGAATGCGTCGGTCGAAACGTAGGCGAGAGTCGCCGGGCCCAGTACGTCGGTCACGGGGAGTACGGCCCGTAGCTGCTCGGGGTCGGTGAGGGCGGCGGACGGCATCTGGAGCAGCGCGTGCCGCAGGGCCTCGGCTGCCGGCTCCGTCGGCGCGGTGACGATCGCCGTGTTGCCGAGCCGCACGATTCCGGCCCAATGCGGTGGACACAGCCGTGAGCCGGGCGAAACAATCACAGGCGGAGTTCCGTCTGTCCGGAAGGACCCTGACGAAAACGACAGGGTCTCCCAAAGGCGGCGGGCGCGGTTCAGCAGCGGATCATTGACCACCTCTGCATTGTGCCTGCATCGAAACTCCAGCAGGGCACCGGCGTCCCAGGCGGTAGTGCTGGTGGCAGCGCATCGGGGTTCGCCCCCTCCCGCGGTCACCGGTCCAGTGCGGTGCCGTAACAGAAGAGACGGAAGAAGGAAGGAGCGTGACGCCGTGAAGTGGCGAACTTGGCCGCCCGCCCGGAAGGTCCGGGAGCCCGGGCGGCGGTTCCGGAAGGAACGAGATGTCCCGTACGGACAAGACGAAGCCACTGTGGGTGCGCCACGCGGAGCACCGTCCCCGGCCGGTGCATGACCACCGTTACGGCGACTGCGATCTGCCGCCGGGCCCGACGCGGGAGCGCACGGACACCCGCTGCCGGTGGGAAGACCCCGGCATGCTGCTGATCGGCCGGACCTGCTGTGCGGGGTGCGGTAACCGCTCGTGCATCAAGGAGCGGCAGGAATTCACCAGGACCAGCAACCGCAAGGAACGATACGCGGGCCGGCGCGAGGCACGCCGTCTCGCCGCTGGCGAGGGCAGGGAGGACGGCGACTGACCTGCGGCGCTCCTCCTCAGATGTCCCCGCTCCTTGAGGCTGCGGAAGAACCTAGCGGGTTATGTCCCCGCCGCCGGCCAGGGCCGCCTTGCGTTGGCGGGCCGTCAGGCGGGAGCCGGATTCGCGGCGGGTCGCGCGGCGCAGGAGGGGGACGGCGAGGAGGAATCCCAGGACGGTCCAGGCGATGAGTACGGCGGCGGCGGTGGGGAGTTCTCAGGAACCGGTGGGCTCGGCGGCCATCGCTTCCTTCGGCAGCAGGGCGGATCGCAGGCCCTGGGCCATCCACTTCAGCGGGAAGACCTCGGCCACCCGCTGTACCACCACGGGCAGCGAGGTGAACGGGAAGATCGCCCCGGAGGTCATCAGGAGCGCCATCACGGGCAGCATGATCAGAGCGAGTGCCTCCCGCGGATTGGGCAGTACGGCGCCTATGGCGGCCCCGAGCGGCATCACCGCGAGCAGCCCGAGGGCGGTGACCCACACCAGGGTCAGCCAGTCCGCCGGGCCGGACGGCAGTGGTCCATCCACGATCAGCGCACCGGCGGCGAGCAGGAGGACGAAGGTGCCGACGGCGACGCCGAGGAGCGAGATGCCCTTGGCGAGAAGGTAGGCGGGGATACCGCCGGGCGTGGCACGCAGGCGCAGCAGCGTGCCCTCCTCCCGTTCGGTGACCAGGACCTGCGGGAGGCTGATCACGCCGGCCTGGAACACCAGGTACGCGGCGAAGCCGGCGATCATCAGGTGGGTCATGGGGACGCGGGTGCCGGGGATGGTGTGGTCACCGATGTAGGAGGCGACGGCCAGGGCGACCGCGAGATTCATCAGATGCCCGGTCATCTCCTTGCGGTTGCGGAGCAGTTGGCGCAGTTCTATGCCGCCGCGCCGGATTCCCGCGCGCCGCCAGTGGTTCCGCTTGACGTTCCCGCGAGGCTGTTGCGTGCCGGCTCGGTTTTCCGTGCCGGACGACCGGTCTTCGGTGACGGTCCGGTCTGTCGTGGCGAGCTTTTCCCTCATGCGGCCCTACCTTCGTGAAAGCGTTCCGTTTGCTCGTGCCCCTGGGACTGCGCGGGTGGGGCAGAGGAGGCTTTCCCGCCGGCTGCCCTTGTCGGCTCGGACCGCCGATCCCCCTGTCCCGCCACCTCTTCCGGACCGCTGATGAGGCTCTGCGGACCATCGCTGTGCGGGGCGGGAGCAGGCGGAAGGAGTGGCATCACCAGGTCCTGATCGCGCTGGCCCGGCGCCGCGTCGACGGGCTCCACGCGATGCTTCGCGGCCGTCAGTCCTACGAGGCCCGGCCCCGGCCGCCTCTTCGTTACATGACTCGGCATCAGCATGAGACAACGGTGTCCTTCCGGTCCGCCTCTTCCAGGTCCGGGTGTTCCCGGCCCGGGTGGTCTCGCGTGTTGACCATGCGCAGGTAGGTGTCTTCCAGGGTGGGCCGGCGGACCTCCAGGTCCGGTATCGGCCCGGTGGCGTGCCGGTGCAGTTCCCACACCAGGCGCGAGGGGTCGTCCGTACGCTCGCGGTGGGCGCTCCCGTCCCGGCCCGTCCAGCGCACCTCGGCGCGGGCCGCGGCCTGCCGGGCCAGTTCGGCGGGGGTGCCACAGATCCGTATCCGGCCGCCGACCAGGACGGCGATACGGCCGGCCAGCCGCTCGGCCTCGACCAGGTCGTGGGTGGTGAGCAGGATCGTGACGCCCTCCTCGCGGGCGAGTCTTTCCACCAGCGTGTGGAAGTCACGGCGTGCTTCGGGGTCGAAGCCGGTGGTCGGTTCGTCCAGGAAGAGCAGTTCGGGGCGGCCGACGATGCCCAGGGCAACGTCCAGTCGTCGGCGCTGGCCGCCGGAGAGCTGGTTGACCTGACGGGCTGACTGTTCGGTCAGGCCGACCAGGTCCAGCAGTTGGCCGGGGTCGCGCGGGTCCGGGTAGTACTCGGCGAAGTGCCGCAACAGCTCGCCGACCCGCCAGCGGCCGTGGTCGCGCCAGGACTGGAGGACCAGGCCGAGCCGGCCCCGCCAGGCATCGTCACCGCGCGCCGGATCCGTACCGAGGACGCGGACCTCGCCGGCGGAGCGCTGCCGGAAGCCTTCCAGGATCTCCACGGTGGTGGTCTTGCCGGCGCCGTTGGGGCCGAGCAGCGCGAAGACCTCCCCCCGGTGGATGTCCAGGTCGACACCTTTGAGCACTTGATGTCCGCCGTAGCTCATCCGCAGGTCACGGACGTGTACGACGGGCTGGGACGCGGTCACTGCTGGGCCTCCGTGTGGGCGGCGGCGTGCGCCGTGGGACGTGTGGTGGGGTGGGCGGCCGGAGGCGGCGCGGAATGCGCCGGCGGGTCGGTCTCCGTACGCGTCAAGGCCGTTCCTCCGGGGCCGACGGACCCGGCCGCGCCCTCGACGATGGCGCGCAGCGCCGCCACATGCCCCTCGAAGGCGGTACGTCCGTGGCCCGTCAGCCGGACCCGCGTACGGCGCTTGCGGCCACCGCCCTCCTTGCGGATCTCCAGATAGCCGGCCTGCTCCAGGGTGTGGAGCTGTTTGGAGAGGGCGGAGTCGCTCAGCGAGAGGCTGTCGCGGATGAAGGGGAAGTCGGCCCATTCGGTGGCGGCGAGGAGGGCGACCACCGCCAGACGGGTGGACGGGTGGATCAGCTCGTCGAAGCCGGCCGGGGTGGTCATCGTCCGGCTCCCGCATCGCGCAGTGCGCTCACGCACCATCGGTTCGCAGCGGGCCCGAAGAGCAGGAAGACCCCGACCGTCACAGTGGCGCTGAACAGGCTCGGGCAGGGGAGGTCCGCCCAGCGGGCGAGCCGGTCGGACAGCAGTATCGTCGCACCGGTCACGCCCGCGGCCCCGAACAACGTGGCGTAGGACCGCCAGGTGTAGCGGGAGTGGTGCAGCCGGACACGGGTCCGGCGGCTCGCCCGTACGGCCAGAACGGCCAGGAGGGCCACATAGCCGGCCAGCAGCAGCCAGTGCACC
Encoded proteins:
- a CDS encoding TetR/AcrR family transcriptional regulator C-terminal domain-containing protein, whose amino-acid sequence is MPAEHVPPYLRIVTEIRRRIAAGELAPGDRIPAIRQVAKEWDVALATAAKALTVLRQEGVVRTQPRVGTVVAPTTQDTPDSPTAWSTSPTDRRPAAHRTSRRRAQPPQPRTHARTRPGPERPPLREGELTRERVVRTAIRIADAEGLAALSMRGVAAHLGAGTMSPYRYVHSKDDLVLLMTDAVFGEIDYRCDAPAHWRPRLESGARALWALHRAHPWLAQIGPLNRPLILPGMIAYSEWMLSALDGHGLGPATMLNLNVLIYSYVQGMAVHLEREAQAEGATGLSEDQWLASQAPSLAAIMTSGDYPTFTRVLGALGEEGYDLHLDELFETGLTSMLDGLSVLIEGTPTSVEGPPAAR
- a CDS encoding class I SAM-dependent methyltransferase is translated as MDRNIRTVEDVLNLLDDLFRQDADRWTSDAAAWWDTFYADRSKPVPFFEAKPDENLASYLDRRLITPGRALDLGCGPGRNALYLDSLGFEVDAVDLSTAAVGWAEERARESGAHVRFHKGDAFTLAGTELSGRYDLIYDSGCFHHLPPHRRISYLALLDRLLAPGGYFALACFTDGDNGGSELPDAAFYHDARLHGGLAYTPQSLRRIFSHLTEIELRRMRDEPTESAYFGEPFLWTALFRRDD
- a CDS encoding GNAT family N-acetyltransferase, yielding MRLGNTAIVTAPTEPAAEALRHALLQMPSAALTDPEQLRAVLPVTDVLGPATLAYVSTDAFRPAPAGEGVEQLAPGHPDVLRLTRSAPPEDTAESGVEEITSPAFVVRVGGTVAAVAGYQVWPSATAHICVLTDPGQRSRGLARQVASAAVSHALADGLLPQWRARPPESRRVAQALGFRELGSQLSIRLESKVWR
- a CDS encoding ABC transporter ATP-binding protein — translated: MSYGGHQVLKGVDLDIHRGEVFALLGPNGAGKTTTVEILEGFRQRSAGEVRVLGTDPARGDDAWRGRLGLVLQSWRDHGRWRVGELLRHFAEYYPDPRDPGQLLDLVGLTEQSARQVNQLSGGQRRRLDVALGIVGRPELLFLDEPTTGFDPEARRDFHTLVERLAREEGVTILLTTHDLVEAERLAGRIAVLVGGRIRICGTPAELARQAAARAEVRWTGRDGSAHRERTDDPSRLVWELHRHATGPIPDLEVRRPTLEDTYLRMVNTRDHPGREHPDLEEADRKDTVVSC
- a CDS encoding transcriptional regulator, which produces MTTPAGFDELIHPSTRLAVVALLAATEWADFPFIRDSLSLSDSALSKQLHTLEQAGYLEIRKEGGGRKRRTRVRLTGHGRTAFEGHVAALRAIVEGAAGSVGPGGTALTRTETDPPAHSAPPPAAHPTTRPTAHAAAHTEAQQ